Below is a window of Chloroflexota bacterium DNA.
TCGGACACGCCCATCACGACCTTCATGTCGTGCTCGACGAGGATGATGGTGACATCGAGCTCCGCGCGGATACGGCCGATGAGGCCCATGATCTGTGCCTTCTCGGAGGGATTCATGCCAGCCGTCGGCTCGTCCAGGAGCAGCACGACGGGCTCTGAGGCCAGCGCCCGCGCCAGCTCCAGACGCCGCTGGTCGCCGTACGCGAGGCTCCGTGCCCATACGCCATCGATGCCGTCGAGGCCGACGAATTGCAGCAGCTCATGCGCCCGATGTGCCGCCCGACGCTCTTCGGCCACAACCCACGGCGGCCGAATGAGCGCCCCCATCGGCGTCGCGCGCAGCCGGGCGTGCATGCCCACCAGCACGTTGTCGAGCGCGCTCATCGTTCCGAACAAGCGGATGTTCTGAAACGTTCGGGCGACGCCGAGCCGCGTGATGACGTGCGGGGGCTGGCCGGCAAGCTCGCGCCCGAGCAGACGGATCGACCCCGCCGACGGACGAATCAATCCGGAGATCATGTTGAACAGGGTGGTCTTGCCGGCGCCGTTCGGGCCGATGACGCTCGTCACGCTCGCCCGCGCAACGTCGAGGTCGACCGCGCTCACGGCGACGAGGCCGCCGAAACGCTTGGTGAGACCGCGAATCTGGAGCACGGCCGGCGTCGAGGCGATGTGGGCCGGCGTCGTGGCTATCAGCGAGGTTGAGCCGTCAATCATGGGCCGGCGCCTCCACCGCCCCGGCGCCATGCAGCTCGGCGCCTCGCTGCCGATTGGGGAAGATCCCTTCCGGTCGGAGAAGCATCATCAAGACGAGGGCGAGACCATAGATCATGAACTTGCTGCTTCCGAGATCCACATTGGAGAAAAAACCGATTCCCGTCAACGAGCCGAGGCCGTGGAGCCAGCTCGTCGCCTGTTCTGTGAGGATCAGATTGAACGCACCCATCACCACGCCGCCGAAGATCACACCCCACACGTTTCCGATGCCGCCCAGGATGATCATCGAGAGCACCATGATGGAGATGTCGAACTGGAACTGGAACGGATCGATGAATTGGAGCATCGATGCGAAGAGCGAGCCGGCGAAGCCAGAGAACGAGGCGCCCATGGCAAAGGCGAGGAGCTTGGTCCGCACGAGATCGATCCCCATGCTTGCCGCCGCGATCTCATCCTCCCGCATCGCCATCCAGGCGCGGCCGAGCCGCGAGTCTCTGAGTCGCAGGACGATGAAGACCGTGAGCGCGCCGACGAGGAGGATCAGGTAGTACCAGAGGACCTGATCGGTGGCGAACAGCTCCTTCTGCACCAAAGCCGGCCCCGCGGCGGTGGCCTCGATCCACGGGAGATGGGGGCGACCGATCGGATTCATCCCCTTCGAGCCGCCAGTCCATGCCTCCAGATTCAAAAAAGCGCGTGGCACGATCTCACCGAAGGCCAGCGTGACGATGGCGAGGTAGTCGCCGCGCAGCCGCAAGGTTGGCGCCCCGAGCACCACGCCGCACGCCGCGGCCACGAACCAGCTTGCCACCAGCGCGATCCAAAAATCGGTGCGGAACGGAAATGGGCTCGAAGGCGAGGTCAGAAACGCCGCCGTGTATCCGCCGATGGCAAAGAACGCCGCGTATCCGAGATCGAGGAGCCCAGCGAACCCCACGACGATGTTCAGCCCGAGCGCGAGGATCGTGTAGATCAAGATCGGGTTCATCGAGCCCATTGCCTGGAACCGAAACTGACGGTCAAGGGCAGGGTAGACGACGAGGACGACGATGAACGTGGTGAGAACCGCGTTTCGGAGGACTTCGGCGCCGGTTCGCGCGCGAAGCGACGGCAGCGACGACGCGGCGCGGAGAACCGCGGTCAGTCGTCCACGGTTGGCCGCGGCGCCGGCCGGCTGCTTCACCATCGACTGCCTCCGTGGCGCGCCGCTGCTACGCTCGGTCCGGCGTTTGCTCGCCGAGGAGCCCCGTCGGGCGGAACACGAGGATGAGGATCAGGATCCCGAACACCACGGCTTGCGTCCACCGCGGATCGATGAGGAAATCCGAGAGCGCCGCGATCACGCCGATCAGCATACCGCCGACCAGCGCTCCGGAGATATTGCCGATGCCGCCCATCACCGCCGCGGTGAAAGCGTAAAGCCCATTGCGGAACCCCTGAAAGAACCAGGCTGTGTTGTTGTAGAGCCCGTACATCGTCCCGGCCGCCCCC
It encodes the following:
- a CDS encoding branched-chain amino acid ABC transporter permease, encoding MVKQPAGAAANRGRLTAVLRAASSLPSLRARTGAEVLRNAVLTTFIVVLVVYPALDRQFRFQAMGSMNPILIYTILALGLNIVVGFAGLLDLGYAAFFAIGGYTAAFLTSPSSPFPFRTDFWIALVASWFVAAACGVVLGAPTLRLRGDYLAIVTLAFGEIVPRAFLNLEAWTGGSKGMNPIGRPHLPWIEATAAGPALVQKELFATDQVLWYYLILLVGALTVFIVLRLRDSRLGRAWMAMREDEIAAASMGIDLVRTKLLAFAMGASFSGFAGSLFASMLQFIDPFQFQFDISIMVLSMIILGGIGNVWGVIFGGVVMGAFNLILTEQATSWLHGLGSLTGIGFFSNVDLGSSKFMIYGLALVLMMLLRPEGIFPNRQRGAELHGAGAVEAPAHD
- a CDS encoding ABC transporter ATP-binding protein, whose translation is MIDGSTSLIATTPAHIASTPAVLQIRGLTKRFGGLVAVSAVDLDVARASVTSVIGPNGAGKTTLFNMISGLIRPSAGSIRLLGRELAGQPPHVITRLGVARTFQNIRLFGTMSALDNVLVGMHARLRATPMGALIRPPWVVAEERRAAHRAHELLQFVGLDGIDGVWARSLAYGDQRRLELARALASEPVVLLLDEPTAGMNPSEKAQIMGLIGRIRAELDVTIILVEHDMKVVMGVSDYVYVLDYGTRIADGRPEEVQRDPRVIEAYLGRPAAGP